A genomic stretch from Cyanobacteria bacterium GSL.Bin1 includes:
- the pgk gene encoding phosphoglycerate kinase, protein MAKKTIASLTETDISGKRVLVRADFNVPLNKQGEITDDTRIRAALPTIQDLIQKNAKVILCSHMGRPKGEVKEELRLTPVAERLSQLLGQEVVKCDDCIGDAVKQKVDALANGQVALLENLRFHSEEEANNPDFSQKLAANADVYVNDAFGTAHRAHASTEGVTKHLSPCVGGYLIEKELDYLKNAVENPQRPFAAIIGGSKVSSKIGVIETLIEKCDKLIIGGGMIFTFFKARGMSVGNSLVENDKLELAKSLEEKAKAKGVELLFPTDIIIADNFAEDANTQTVTVENIPSGWMGLDIGPKSVEAFKEALAECKGIIWNGPMGVFEMEAFAKGTEAIARTLAELTDNGAITIIGGGDSVAAVEKVGVADKMSHISTGGGASLELLEGKELPGIVALNDA, encoded by the coding sequence GTGGCGAAAAAAACAATTGCCAGCCTCACCGAAACCGATATTAGCGGTAAACGAGTCTTAGTCCGCGCTGACTTTAACGTTCCCCTGAACAAGCAAGGGGAAATCACTGATGATACTCGGATTCGGGCTGCCCTCCCGACCATCCAAGATTTAATTCAAAAAAATGCGAAAGTTATTCTTTGCAGTCACATGGGTCGTCCCAAAGGAGAAGTGAAAGAAGAGCTTCGTCTGACGCCGGTGGCTGAACGTTTATCTCAGCTACTCGGACAAGAAGTGGTCAAATGTGATGACTGTATTGGGGATGCTGTCAAACAAAAAGTCGATGCGTTGGCAAACGGTCAAGTTGCCTTATTGGAAAACCTTCGCTTCCACTCCGAAGAAGAAGCCAACAATCCTGACTTTAGTCAAAAACTTGCCGCTAATGCTGATGTTTATGTGAATGATGCCTTTGGTACTGCCCACCGTGCCCATGCTTCTACAGAAGGCGTCACTAAACATCTTAGCCCTTGTGTGGGTGGTTATTTAATTGAAAAAGAACTTGATTATCTCAAAAATGCGGTTGAGAACCCCCAACGTCCTTTTGCTGCGATTATTGGCGGCTCTAAAGTATCTAGTAAAATTGGTGTCATTGAAACTTTAATTGAAAAATGTGATAAGTTAATCATCGGCGGTGGGATGATATTTACATTCTTCAAGGCACGAGGGATGAGTGTCGGTAATTCTCTCGTTGAAAACGATAAACTCGAGCTAGCAAAATCTTTAGAAGAAAAAGCAAAGGCAAAAGGGGTAGAACTGCTCTTTCCCACAGATATCATTATTGCGGATAACTTTGCCGAAGATGCGAATACTCAAACCGTTACTGTGGAAAATATTCCCAGTGGTTGGATGGGGTTAGATATTGGTCCAAAGAGTGTCGAAGCGTTCAAAGAAGCCCTTGCTGAATGTAAAGGGATTATTTGGAATGGTCCGATGGGTGTCTTTGAAATGGAAGCCTTTGCCAAAGGAACGGAAGCCATTGCTCGCACCTTAGCTGAATTAACCGATAATGGTGCAATTACCATTATTGGTGGCGGTGACTCCGTTGCTGCAGTGGAAAAAGTTGGTGTTGCCGATAAAATGAGCCATATCTCGACCGGTGGTGGTGCAAGTCTCGAACTGCTAGAAGGAAAAGAACTCCCCGGTATTGTTGCACTCAATGATGCTTAG